One region of Pararhizobium qamdonense genomic DNA includes:
- a CDS encoding iron ABC transporter ATP-binding protein translates to MIRVHGATKRYDETVVVDGVDLELPAGGVTAIIGPNGAGKSTLLSMISRLIGLDAGTVTIDGLDVTKTPGDVLAKRLSILRQDNTMTARLTVGDLVAFGRYPHSRGRLTGEDARHIEQALDYMDLTALRDRFLDELSGGQRQRAFVAMVLCQDTDYVLLDEPLNNLDIRHAVSMMRMIRRAAGELNKTVVVVLHDINFASCHADRIVAMRNGRIFQQGTPEHIISAPLLEDLYGTAFRVSVVDGRRIANYYL, encoded by the coding sequence ATGATCCGTGTGCACGGCGCAACCAAGCGTTATGACGAGACCGTCGTCGTCGATGGCGTCGATCTGGAGCTTCCCGCTGGCGGCGTCACCGCCATCATCGGCCCGAACGGCGCGGGCAAATCGACGCTGCTGTCGATGATCAGCCGTCTGATTGGCCTGGATGCCGGCACGGTCACGATCGATGGGCTGGATGTTACGAAAACACCGGGGGACGTGCTGGCAAAACGCCTGTCGATCCTGCGCCAGGATAACACCATGACGGCGCGTCTGACGGTCGGCGACCTCGTCGCTTTTGGCCGCTACCCGCATTCGCGCGGCCGTCTGACGGGCGAGGACGCCAGGCATATCGAACAGGCGCTCGATTACATGGACCTGACTGCGTTGCGCGACCGCTTCCTCGACGAGCTTTCCGGCGGCCAGCGCCAGCGCGCCTTCGTCGCCATGGTGCTGTGCCAGGATACAGATTACGTGCTCTTGGACGAGCCACTCAACAATCTCGATATCCGCCATGCCGTCTCGATGATGCGGATGATCCGCCGCGCCGCCGGCGAATTGAACAAGACCGTCGTCGTCGTCCTTCACGACATCAATTTCGCCTCCTGCCATGCCGACAGGATCGTGGCGATGCGCAATGGCCGCATCTTCCAGCAGGGCACGCCGGAGCACATTATCTCTGCGCCGCTGCTGGAGGATCTGTACGGCACGGCCTTCAGGGTCAGCGTCGTCGATGGCCGCAGGATCGCAAACTACTATCTGTAG
- a CDS encoding ABC transporter permease, with amino-acid sequence MRVLKYFLALTALLLLSVASVLIGVSDISLSGLLSGENATARLVLVEVRIPRTLALIFAGAGMAVCGTIMQMLARNRFVEPSTAGTVESAGLGILFVLLLAPELPVSLKMLVATLFALAGTSLFLLILSRIPLRTPLMVPLVGIMLGGIINAITTFFAYRYDMMQSLGAWTTGDFSAVLRGRYELLWLTLGLTALAYAAADRFTVIGMGEAFATNLGVNYGRVVAFGLVIVSMVTAAVVVTVGMVPFLGLIVPNVVAMVMGDRLRRSLPWVAICGAGLVLVCDMIGRLVIAPFEIPVGNVLGVLGSAFFLYLVLRRRSRAA; translated from the coding sequence ATGCGCGTTTTGAAATATTTCTTAGCCCTTACAGCCCTGTTGCTGCTGTCGGTCGCGAGCGTCCTCATCGGCGTCAGCGACATTTCGCTGTCCGGCCTCCTGTCCGGAGAGAATGCGACCGCGCGGCTGGTGCTTGTCGAGGTCCGTATCCCGCGCACGCTGGCGCTGATCTTTGCCGGGGCCGGCATGGCCGTGTGCGGCACGATCATGCAGATGCTGGCGCGCAACCGCTTCGTCGAACCCTCGACCGCCGGCACGGTGGAATCTGCCGGTCTCGGCATCCTCTTCGTGCTGCTTTTGGCGCCGGAATTGCCGGTCTCCCTGAAGATGCTGGTTGCGACACTTTTCGCACTGGCCGGTACCAGCCTGTTTCTTTTGATCCTCAGCCGCATTCCACTGCGCACACCGCTGATGGTACCGCTTGTCGGCATCATGCTCGGCGGCATCATCAATGCCATCACGACTTTCTTTGCCTATCGCTACGATATGATGCAGTCGCTGGGAGCCTGGACAACCGGTGACTTTTCCGCCGTTCTGCGCGGGCGCTACGAGCTTCTGTGGCTCACATTGGGATTGACGGCGCTGGCCTATGCCGCAGCCGACCGTTTCACCGTCATCGGCATGGGCGAGGCTTTCGCCACCAATCTCGGCGTCAACTACGGCCGCGTCGTCGCATTCGGTCTCGTCATCGTCTCGATGGTCACGGCCGCCGTGGTGGTGACCGTCGGCATGGTGCCGTTCCTCGGCCTCATTGTCCCCAATGTCGTCGCCATGGTGATGGGGGACAGGCTGCGGCGCTCGCTGCCTTGGGTCGCGATCTGTGGAGCGGGGCTCGTGCTGGTCTGCGACATGATCGGCCGCCTGGTCATCGCGCCCTTCGAAATCCCGGTCGGCAATGTGCTTGGCGTGCTCGGAAGCGCCTTCTTCCTTTATCTCGTGCTTCGGAGGCGCTCGCGTGCAGCCTAG
- a CDS encoding siderophore ABC transporter substrate-binding protein, giving the protein MSFFKPASLLAALAFTAAAAFGSASVAADIVIKHKQGETALPAKPEKILVFDLASLDTLTALGVEVAGVPSGPKPDYLKGFNDDKYLKAGTLFEPDYEAVNAAEPDLIIVAGRSSGKYAELAKIAPTIDLSVDAKNFFPEAKANVETLGGLFDKKPQADALIAKLDSSVEGLKTLANGKGTGLFILTAGGKISAFGPGSRFGMIHSVYGIAPAAETPQAGGHGQAVSFEYILETNPDWLIVLDRDAAIGNEGVAAAQFLDNEIVRKTKAWQAGHLVYVDSGAWYLVGSGISAMQRTVDQLTTAFSKD; this is encoded by the coding sequence ATGAGTTTCTTCAAGCCCGCATCGCTGCTTGCAGCACTTGCCTTCACAGCGGCCGCCGCCTTCGGCAGCGCGTCTGTCGCGGCCGATATCGTCATCAAGCACAAGCAGGGCGAAACGGCATTGCCCGCCAAGCCGGAGAAAATTCTCGTTTTCGATCTAGCCTCGCTCGACACGCTCACAGCGCTCGGCGTCGAAGTCGCCGGCGTGCCCAGCGGCCCCAAGCCGGACTATCTGAAGGGCTTTAATGACGACAAATACCTGAAAGCCGGCACGCTGTTCGAACCGGATTATGAGGCGGTCAATGCTGCCGAACCGGACCTCATCATTGTGGCAGGCCGCTCGTCCGGCAAATATGCGGAGCTCGCAAAGATCGCACCGACCATCGACCTTTCCGTGGACGCGAAAAACTTCTTCCCCGAAGCAAAGGCCAATGTGGAGACACTTGGTGGCCTGTTCGACAAGAAACCGCAGGCTGACGCTCTCATTGCCAAGCTTGATAGTTCGGTTGAAGGTCTCAAGACGCTCGCAAACGGCAAGGGCACGGGCCTGTTCATCCTGACGGCCGGTGGAAAGATCAGCGCTTTTGGTCCGGGCTCCCGTTTCGGCATGATCCACAGCGTCTATGGCATCGCGCCGGCTGCGGAAACCCCGCAGGCCGGCGGCCACGGCCAGGCGGTTTCGTTCGAATATATCCTGGAGACCAATCCGGACTGGCTCATCGTCCTCGATCGCGACGCCGCAATCGGCAACGAAGGCGTGGCCGCCGCGCAGTTTCTCGACAACGAGATCGTGCGCAAGACCAAGGCATGGCAGGCGGGTCATCTCGTCTATGTCGATTCCGGCGCCTGGTATCTGGTCGGCAGCGGCATCTCCGCCATGCAGCGCACGGTCGATCAGTTGACAACAGCGTTCAGCAAGGATTGA
- a CDS encoding transporter substrate-binding domain-containing protein, protein MLTRRVFFAIATLAATVGFASVSHADALADIAARGTLRVAVPQDFPPFGSVGTDMSPQGYDIDVANLIAEKLGVKTELVPVTSANRIPYLQTNKVDLVISSLGKNAERQAVIDFTTAYAPFFNGVFAPADVAVTKVEDLAGKTVGVTRGAVEDLELTKIAPVGTDIKRYEDNNGTISAFLSGQVNTIATGNVVAAAIIARNPPKRPEMKFLIKNSPCYIGLNKGEAALLEKVNAIIAAAKADGSLDAISQKWLQTGLPADL, encoded by the coding sequence ATGCTTACAAGACGCGTATTTTTTGCCATTGCGACACTCGCAGCCACTGTCGGCTTCGCATCGGTTTCGCATGCCGATGCGCTCGCCGATATTGCCGCCCGTGGGACGCTCCGCGTCGCTGTCCCCCAGGATTTTCCGCCCTTTGGCAGCGTCGGCACCGATATGTCGCCGCAAGGATACGATATCGATGTGGCAAACCTGATCGCCGAAAAGCTCGGCGTGAAAACCGAGCTTGTCCCCGTCACCAGCGCCAACCGCATTCCTTATCTGCAAACCAACAAGGTCGATCTGGTAATCTCCAGCCTTGGCAAGAATGCCGAGCGTCAAGCTGTGATCGACTTTACAACCGCCTATGCCCCGTTCTTCAACGGCGTCTTTGCCCCGGCAGACGTCGCCGTGACGAAGGTGGAGGATCTCGCGGGCAAGACGGTCGGCGTGACACGGGGTGCCGTCGAAGATCTTGAACTGACAAAGATCGCGCCTGTAGGCACCGACATCAAGCGTTACGAAGACAATAACGGCACGATCTCCGCCTTCCTGTCCGGACAGGTCAATACGATCGCGACCGGCAATGTCGTGGCGGCCGCCATTATTGCACGCAATCCGCCCAAGCGCCCGGAAATGAAATTCCTGATCAAGAATTCGCCTTGCTATATCGGCCTCAACAAGGGGGAAGCGGCGCTCTTGGAAAAGGTCAATGCGATCATCGCCGCCGCCAAGGCTGACGGTTCGCTGGATGCCATCTCGCAAAAATGGCTGCAAACCGGCCTTCCCGCCGACCTCTGA
- a CDS encoding TonB-dependent receptor domain-containing protein, which yields MTATALMAPACAFAQAQEEATALEQIVVTASGFEQSVKEAPASITVVTREELEKGSFRDLTDALREVQGVSVTGTANERDIFIRGLPGTYTLILVDGKRQGTRDARPNGSAGYEQSFIPPLSAIERIEVVRGPMSSLYGSDAMGGVINIITRKIGTAWSGSVTTEGTLQQHSRFGDSGKVSWYANGPLIQDTLGLQLWGSGYRRGEDELLGGVLGAKDFDLSGRLTWTPNEDHDIALEGGRQRIRRDETIGNTLDVGDNEAYRVNSRDRWSLSHTGRWGPTTSDFSIQQEWGQRDAYTYNPVSGRYDLDPRRPEIRNTVIDGKFTTPFDLLGEHTLVTGGQYFEARLNDQNPGRRSGQAETFSATQWALFAEDEWRMIDDFALTGGLRMDHHEQYGSHFSPRLYGVWNATSELTVKGGVSTGFRAPEIRQIAPGYAMTTGGGGCTYGPAGTCGVIIGDPNLKAESSTSYELGAIWDNGDVLLSGTYFYTDFKDKIGNAMVLNPDGTPARWDEDPNYRLWYNYNMDDAVMQGVELAATWHATPDLSLRASYTYTKSEQKTGLYSGFPLARTPEHTANIRADWTTGIEGLTTWTSANYHGSEIAAGARIGTNGKAVTINGQPGRKYDPYATLDFGLQYAVNDTVTLNAAVYNILDKKVEATDFNTVMEGRRLWISMKTQF from the coding sequence ATGACAGCCACGGCGTTGATGGCACCGGCTTGCGCATTCGCGCAGGCTCAGGAAGAAGCCACCGCTCTGGAGCAGATCGTCGTCACCGCCAGCGGTTTCGAGCAGAGCGTCAAGGAAGCGCCCGCAAGCATTACCGTCGTCACGCGTGAAGAGCTGGAAAAGGGCTCGTTCCGCGATTTGACCGACGCGCTGCGCGAGGTTCAGGGCGTGTCGGTGACCGGCACCGCCAACGAAAGAGACATCTTCATTCGTGGCTTGCCGGGCACCTACACGCTGATTCTGGTGGACGGCAAACGCCAGGGCACCCGCGATGCGCGCCCGAACGGCAGCGCCGGTTATGAGCAGAGCTTCATTCCGCCGCTTTCGGCGATCGAGCGCATCGAGGTCGTGAGGGGGCCGATGTCCTCGCTCTATGGCTCCGATGCCATGGGCGGCGTCATCAACATCATCACCCGCAAGATCGGCACCGCCTGGTCGGGCTCCGTCACCACGGAAGGCACGCTCCAGCAACATTCGCGCTTTGGCGATAGCGGCAAGGTCTCCTGGTATGCGAACGGTCCGCTTATTCAGGATACGCTCGGCCTTCAGCTTTGGGGTAGCGGATATCGCCGGGGCGAAGACGAACTGCTCGGCGGCGTTCTCGGCGCCAAGGATTTCGACCTTTCAGGCCGCCTGACCTGGACGCCGAACGAAGATCACGACATCGCTCTGGAAGGCGGACGCCAGCGCATACGCCGCGACGAAACGATCGGCAACACGCTGGATGTTGGAGATAACGAAGCCTACCGGGTCAATTCACGCGACCGCTGGTCGCTGTCCCATACCGGCCGTTGGGGGCCGACCACCTCCGATTTTTCCATTCAGCAGGAATGGGGCCAGCGCGACGCCTATACCTATAACCCGGTCTCCGGCCGCTACGATCTCGATCCTCGCAGACCCGAAATCCGCAACACCGTCATCGACGGAAAATTCACCACGCCCTTCGATCTGCTGGGTGAACACACGCTGGTCACCGGTGGCCAGTATTTCGAAGCGCGGCTGAACGACCAGAACCCCGGCCGCCGCTCAGGTCAGGCAGAGACGTTTTCCGCAACGCAATGGGCGCTTTTTGCGGAAGACGAATGGCGCATGATCGATGACTTTGCGCTGACCGGCGGCCTGCGCATGGACCACCATGAACAGTACGGCTCCCATTTCAGCCCGCGTCTCTACGGCGTTTGGAATGCGACGAGCGAACTGACGGTGAAGGGTGGCGTATCGACAGGCTTCCGTGCGCCGGAAATCCGCCAGATCGCGCCGGGCTATGCCATGACCACCGGCGGCGGCGGCTGCACCTATGGCCCGGCCGGCACCTGCGGCGTCATCATCGGCGATCCGAACCTCAAGGCCGAGAGCAGCACCAGCTACGAACTCGGCGCCATCTGGGATAATGGTGACGTCCTTTTGAGCGGCACTTATTTCTATACCGACTTCAAGGACAAGATCGGCAATGCCATGGTCCTGAACCCCGATGGCACCCCGGCCCGCTGGGACGAGGACCCGAACTATCGCCTTTGGTACAACTACAATATGGATGACGCCGTGATGCAGGGCGTCGAACTGGCTGCCACCTGGCATGCGACGCCGGATCTTTCGCTGCGGGCAAGCTACACCTATACCAAGTCGGAGCAGAAGACTGGCCTCTATTCAGGCTTTCCGCTCGCCCGCACGCCGGAGCATACGGCCAATATCCGCGCCGACTGGACGACCGGCATCGAGGGCTTGACGACCTGGACGAGCGCCAATTATCACGGTTCGGAGATTGCAGCGGGTGCCCGCATCGGCACCAACGGCAAGGCTGTGACCATCAACGGTCAGCCGGGCCGCAAATACGATCCCTATGCGACGCTCGATTTCGGCCTGCAATATGCAGTCAACGATACGGTGACGCTGAATGCGGCCGTCTACAACATCTTGGACAAGAAGGTGGAAGCGACGGATTTCAATACGGTGATGGAGGGCCGCCGGCTCTGGATCAGCATGAAAACGCAGTTCTAA
- a CDS encoding GntR family transcriptional regulator, producing MQDLHTEPRQMNIEETIVSGILSARIRPGTRLSENQLAGLFGVSRTLVREAMMRLETRGIVHVSPKRGWFVVEPSAEDAMMVYEARRIIESGLLRGMRPLTETGRNILVAHLQEEKAAMAAGNRQRLTCLMGDFHIRIAELCGNTVLIEILRDLTARTILISMLYQSDFHAAQSHHGHCRIFDAMAAGDFVKAAELSVEHLDDVETGLDLTMRPDALSELRLSLDLPPKTAPLALHLPLVKRSTTSKEF from the coding sequence ATGCAAGACTTACATACCGAGCCCCGTCAGATGAACATCGAGGAAACCATCGTTTCCGGAATTCTCTCTGCGCGCATACGTCCGGGCACGCGTCTGAGCGAGAACCAGTTGGCCGGCCTGTTCGGTGTTTCGCGCACGTTGGTGCGCGAAGCGATGATGCGGCTTGAGACGCGCGGCATCGTGCATGTCAGCCCGAAGCGCGGGTGGTTTGTCGTTGAGCCATCTGCGGAAGACGCGATGATGGTCTATGAGGCGCGGCGCATCATTGAATCCGGATTGCTGCGCGGCATGCGGCCGCTGACCGAAACCGGGCGCAACATTCTGGTTGCACATCTGCAGGAAGAAAAGGCTGCAATGGCTGCGGGCAACCGCCAGCGCCTGACCTGTCTCATGGGCGACTTTCACATCCGCATCGCCGAGCTTTGCGGCAACACCGTGCTCATCGAGATACTGCGCGATCTGACGGCGCGAACCATTCTCATTTCGATGCTCTACCAATCGGATTTTCATGCGGCACAGTCCCATCACGGCCATTGCCGCATCTTCGATGCGATGGCCGCAGGCGATTTTGTGAAAGCTGCGGAATTGTCGGTCGAGCATCTCGACGATGTTGAAACAGGGCTGGACCTGACGATGCGTCCCGACGCGCTTTCCGAGCTGCGCCTGTCCCTGGACCTTCCCCCCAAGACTGCACCATTGGCATTGCATTTGCCTTTGGTGAAACGATCCACAACCTCAAAGGAGTTTTGA
- a CDS encoding amino acid ABC transporter permease, which yields MSYDFKFDWLLQYYPQIIKGILITLELIAVGAVLGIVLGIACAWTRALGPAWLKPVVTAYVEMIRNTPFLIQLFFIFFGLPSLGLQLSELQAANIAMVVNLGAYSCEIIRAGIQATPKGQFEAGASLAMTPFETFRHVVLVPSLQRIWPALSSQVVIVMLGSAVVSQIAAEDLTFAANFIQSRTFRAFEAYMVSTAIYLALAILLRQVLALIGGMIFPRRLAR from the coding sequence TTGAGTTACGATTTCAAATTTGACTGGCTGCTTCAGTATTATCCGCAAATAATCAAGGGCATCCTGATCACCCTTGAACTGATCGCTGTCGGTGCAGTCCTTGGTATTGTACTCGGCATTGCCTGCGCCTGGACGCGTGCGCTCGGACCGGCCTGGCTGAAACCCGTCGTGACCGCTTATGTGGAGATGATCCGCAACACGCCGTTCCTCATCCAGCTGTTCTTCATCTTTTTCGGCCTGCCATCGCTTGGGCTGCAATTGAGCGAATTGCAGGCAGCCAATATCGCCATGGTCGTCAATCTCGGCGCCTATAGCTGCGAGATCATCCGGGCCGGCATTCAGGCGACGCCGAAAGGCCAGTTCGAGGCCGGCGCCAGCCTTGCCATGACCCCGTTCGAGACTTTCCGTCATGTCGTGCTTGTACCTTCGCTGCAGAGAATCTGGCCGGCACTGTCCTCGCAGGTGGTCATCGTCATGCTCGGCTCGGCCGTTGTCTCGCAGATCGCTGCGGAAGACCTGACCTTCGCCGCCAACTTCATCCAGTCCCGCACTTTTCGCGCGTTTGAGGCCTACATGGTCTCGACCGCCATTTATCTCGCCCTTGCCATCCTGCTGCGGCAGGTGCTTGCCCTCATCGGAGGCATGATCTTTCCCCGGAGGCTGGCGCGATGA
- a CDS encoding amino acid ABC transporter ATP-binding protein, producing MSLIEITEVRKSFGSNEVLKGINLDVEPGEVIAIIGKSGSGKSTLLRCINGLETISGGSISVAGAQLLNDEVHLKALRLKVGMIFQQFNLFPHLTAGGNVMISQKVVRKTPDAQAEVVARKMLDRVGLGHKFDAYPDELSGGQQQRVAIARALAMQPIALLCDEITSALDPELVAEVLAVVRELASEGMTLLMVTHEMKFARDVCSRVVFMHQGRVHEIGPPEEVFANPKTPELTQFLGML from the coding sequence ATGTCGCTCATCGAAATCACTGAAGTCCGCAAGAGCTTTGGTTCCAACGAGGTCCTGAAAGGCATCAATCTGGATGTGGAACCGGGCGAGGTCATCGCTATCATCGGCAAGAGCGGATCGGGAAAATCCACCCTGCTTCGCTGCATCAACGGGCTGGAAACCATTTCCGGCGGCTCCATCTCCGTCGCTGGCGCGCAACTCCTTAATGATGAGGTTCATTTGAAGGCGCTGCGATTGAAGGTGGGCATGATCTTCCAGCAGTTCAATCTTTTCCCGCACCTGACGGCCGGCGGCAATGTCATGATCTCGCAAAAAGTCGTCCGCAAGACGCCGGATGCGCAAGCCGAAGTGGTGGCGCGCAAGATGCTTGACCGCGTTGGCCTGGGCCACAAGTTCGATGCCTATCCGGATGAGCTTTCGGGTGGCCAGCAGCAGCGCGTGGCGATCGCCCGGGCGCTTGCCATGCAGCCGATTGCGCTTTTATGCGACGAGATCACGTCGGCGCTCGACCCGGAACTTGTTGCTGAAGTTCTCGCCGTCGTGCGGGAACTCGCCTCGGAAGGCATGACGCTTTTGATGGTGACGCACGAGATGAAGTTTGCCCGCGATGTCTGCTCGCGCGTCGTGTTCATGCATCAGGGCAGGGTGCATGAGATCGGGCCGCCGGAAGAGGTTTTTGCCAATCCGAAAACCCCGGAATTGACCCAGTTTCTCGGCATGCTTTAA
- a CDS encoding amidase has product MAKSNRGKTIAQLSVLIQSGVLDPVALAEETFTAIRANEDQSIFVSLLEERALQEASASSKRIREGRSLGLLDGIPVAWKDLFDIEGIATTAGSAILTTAEPAIRDADVVQALAGAGMVSIGRVNMSEFAFSGLGINPHYGTPENPASKDGARLPGGSSSGSGVVVAAGLVPVSIGSDTGGSVRIPAAFNGIVGYKATRGRYSMRGVYPLSKSLDSLGPLCRTVQDAVWIDAAMRGLGAPDIRRGSVEGLSLVVPETIVFDGAEKGVILAFEAALKRLEKSGAKIRRQAFPAYAEIFELMAKNGPMVTAEAFAMHRERLVGPQAEGMDPRVVARARLGEKITVTGYIETLAARERLKAEFASSIGPGELVVSPTLPHVAPLTAPLLTDDELFVKTNARTLRNTLIGNFLDGCGVSIPCGTGDAGMPVGLLISGLPDGDEHLLSAALAADEIIR; this is encoded by the coding sequence GCAATTCGTGCAAACGAGGATCAGTCGATCTTTGTCAGCCTTCTGGAAGAGCGCGCTCTGCAGGAAGCGTCGGCCTCATCGAAGCGGATCCGGGAGGGCCGGTCGCTTGGGTTGCTCGATGGCATTCCCGTTGCCTGGAAGGACCTTTTCGATATTGAGGGCATCGCAACGACAGCCGGATCGGCGATCTTGACAACGGCGGAACCAGCCATCCGCGACGCCGATGTGGTCCAAGCTCTTGCCGGCGCCGGCATGGTCAGCATCGGCCGGGTCAATATGAGCGAATTCGCCTTTTCCGGTCTGGGTATTAACCCGCATTACGGAACGCCTGAAAATCCGGCCTCCAAAGATGGCGCGCGGCTCCCTGGCGGTTCGTCGTCCGGCTCCGGCGTTGTGGTGGCCGCAGGGCTCGTGCCGGTCTCGATCGGCAGCGATACCGGAGGATCAGTGCGCATTCCCGCCGCCTTCAACGGTATTGTGGGCTATAAGGCAACGCGCGGCCGCTATTCCATGCGCGGTGTTTATCCTCTGTCGAAAAGTCTCGATTCGCTCGGTCCGCTGTGCCGCACGGTGCAGGACGCCGTATGGATCGATGCGGCGATGCGCGGTCTGGGCGCGCCTGATATTCGCCGTGGCTCGGTTGAGGGCCTGTCGCTGGTCGTCCCCGAAACCATCGTTTTCGACGGTGCGGAAAAGGGCGTCATCTTAGCCTTTGAAGCGGCTTTGAAGCGGCTCGAAAAATCCGGCGCGAAAATCCGTCGGCAGGCTTTTCCGGCCTATGCCGAGATATTCGAGCTGATGGCAAAAAATGGTCCGATGGTGACCGCGGAAGCTTTTGCGATGCATCGGGAACGTCTGGTGGGACCGCAGGCCGAAGGCATGGACCCGCGTGTTGTGGCTCGCGCGCGGCTGGGTGAAAAGATCACCGTGACCGGATACATCGAAACACTTGCCGCTCGCGAGCGGCTGAAGGCGGAATTTGCATCCAGTATCGGACCGGGTGAACTGGTCGTGTCTCCAACCTTGCCGCATGTTGCGCCCTTGACTGCACCGCTTCTGACCGATGACGAGCTCTTCGTGAAAACCAACGCCCGGACGTTGCGCAACACTCTGATCGGCAATTTCCTCGATGGCTGCGGCGTCTCCATTCCCTGCGGCACCGGCGACGCCGGCATGCCCGTCGGCCTGTTGATATCCGGCCTGCCGGATGGTGACGAGCATCTGCTGTCAGCCGCTCTCGCCGCAGATGAGATCATACGATAG
- a CDS encoding amino acid ABC transporter permease, translating into MIEFTTWDILRNLLLATRWTIVLSLVSFVGGGAVGLLILFMRISHRRWLRAAGRYYIELFQGTPLLMQLFIAFFGLGLFGIDVPAWLAAGLALILWTASFLAEIWRGCVEAIAKGQWEASSSLGMGRLQQMRYIILPQAMRIAVPPTVGFSVQVVKGTSLTSIIGFVELSKAGTVVTNATFQPFIVYGLVALIYFCLCWPLSKSSQILERKLNVAHRNH; encoded by the coding sequence ATGATCGAATTCACCACATGGGACATTCTGCGCAATCTTCTGCTCGCCACGCGCTGGACCATCGTGCTGTCCCTCGTTTCCTTCGTGGGTGGCGGCGCGGTCGGCCTCCTGATCCTCTTCATGCGCATCAGCCACCGCCGCTGGCTGCGAGCCGCCGGCAGATATTATATCGAGCTGTTTCAAGGCACACCGCTGTTGATGCAGCTCTTCATCGCGTTCTTCGGCCTTGGGCTTTTTGGCATTGACGTGCCCGCCTGGCTCGCCGCCGGCCTGGCGCTCATCCTGTGGACGGCGTCTTTCCTTGCGGAAATCTGGCGCGGCTGCGTCGAGGCGATTGCCAAAGGCCAATGGGAAGCGTCCTCCAGTCTCGGCATGGGGCGGCTCCAGCAGATGCGCTACATTATTTTGCCGCAGGCCATGCGGATCGCCGTGCCACCGACGGTCGGCTTTTCGGTGCAGGTGGTCAAGGGCACGTCGCTGACCTCCATCATCGGCTTCGTCGAACTGTCAAAGGCCGGCACGGTGGTCACCAATGCCACGTTCCAGCCCTTCATCGTCTACGGCCTCGTCGCCCTCATTTATTTCTGCCTGTGCTGGCCTCTGTCCAAGAGCAGCCAGATCCTGGAAAGGAAGCTCAATGTCGCTCATCGAAATCACTGA
- a CDS encoding iron chelate uptake ABC transporter family permease subunit, which translates to MQPRAVLLSSSRRTLIVLGILALAVCCAFMTLDAKGSWSFILPFRGAKLLGMLLVAYAIAVSTILFQTITNNRILTPSIMGFDALYALIQTILVFFLGAQATSALDPRLLFVAECGAMVLFSCLLYRWLFSGAVRSLHVLMLVGIIFGILFRSISSFLQRVIDPNDFIVLQDRLFASFNSFDTGLLALSAVLISAASLGAWRLFHTYDILSLGRENAITLGVDHRRVTTQILVLIAIFVSVSTALVGPVTFFGLLVASLAHQMMPLSLHRFTLPAAILAAIISLVGGQLVLERLFAFDTAVGIVIEFAGGLVFLILLVRGKTR; encoded by the coding sequence GTGCAGCCTAGAGCCGTTCTCCTTAGCAGCTCCCGGCGCACCCTGATCGTGCTTGGCATTCTGGCGCTGGCCGTCTGCTGCGCCTTCATGACGCTGGATGCGAAGGGAAGCTGGTCGTTCATTCTTCCGTTTCGCGGTGCCAAGCTTTTGGGCATGCTGCTCGTCGCCTATGCCATCGCCGTCTCGACCATCCTGTTCCAGACCATCACCAACAATCGGATCCTGACGCCCTCGATCATGGGCTTCGATGCGCTCTATGCGCTGATCCAGACGATCCTGGTCTTCTTTCTGGGCGCTCAGGCGACAAGCGCGCTCGATCCGCGCCTGCTTTTTGTTGCCGAATGCGGCGCCATGGTGCTCTTCTCCTGCCTGTTGTACCGCTGGCTGTTCTCCGGCGCGGTGCGCAGCCTGCATGTGCTGATGCTGGTTGGCATCATCTTCGGCATCCTGTTCCGCAGCATCTCCAGCTTTCTCCAGCGCGTCATCGATCCCAATGATTTCATCGTATTGCAGGATCGCCTGTTTGCCAGCTTCAATAGTTTCGATACCGGCCTTCTCGCCTTATCCGCTGTCCTGATCAGTGCGGCAAGCCTGGGAGCATGGCGGCTGTTTCACACATACGACATCTTGTCGCTTGGCCGCGAGAACGCGATCACGCTTGGGGTCGATCATCGCCGCGTGACGACACAGATCCTCGTGCTGATCGCCATATTCGTCTCGGTCTCGACGGCGCTCGTCGGGCCGGTCACCTTCTTCGGCCTGTTGGTGGCAAGCCTTGCCCATCAGATGATGCCGCTCAGCCTGCACCGTTTCACGCTGCCGGCAGCGATCCTTGCCGCCATCATCAGTCTTGTCGGCGGCCAACTCGTCCTGGAACGGCTCTTCGCATTCGATACGGCCGTTGGCATCGTTATCGAATTTGCTGGCGGTCTTGTCTTCCTGATCCTGCTCGTAAGGGGAAAAACCCGATGA